Sequence from the Epinephelus moara isolate mb chromosome 19, YSFRI_EMoa_1.0, whole genome shotgun sequence genome:
TGGGGCTAAAGAAACTAAAGGAATCATTTGATTTGGTAACTACCAGGAGGTCCATTAGAAGTGCATGTTGTAGCTCAAAGCTGCAGCTCTCACACCTGATCTAAAGATATTCAGGTGACGAACATGTTTGACAAagaaaagtacattttaaaggctaaaaCAAGTAAACATTCGACAACTACCTGCAGGACTAATGACATTCCAACACATTcgcactccgacctcgtcacatatcagcgtttggtcatggactttccacatcgacATATGACGAGCaatgtaccctgggtgcattggtttctgacgttttcggacgttctgggacactgtgtcaactgCAGCCATGACATGTATTGTCGTTAAAGTATAACGGCGACCTGTCGCTTaccatgctgacattaaaggactgCTTCTCTCGTCGCTGTCTGaagctggaagtcactgaccaagcgccagattttaaagacttcagagtgagaccaggctggacattcccatcagcctcagctcttCTTTGAGTGTTTGGTGTCAGTTaaaaatgctagcatgctaagcTAGGGTTGTGAACAtagtaaacattatacctgctaaacattagcataTTAGCATCGTCATTGGTAGCACGTACCCTGAAGTACCACTGtgcctaagtacagcctcacagcaCGCTTGATTTGCCTGGATCTAGACCTTGGAATCCGTCCACATCCTTGGGTAAACTTGTTCATCTGGCATTGTGACAcgaaacatcagtgtttttgggttgaaataaaaaacagcccGTGCCATGGAGGGACTacaattagccaatcagcaccaTGGGTGGAACCAACACCTTTGTTAGGCTGTTGTCAAGCAGTGCGCCGGAACCAGtgaggagtaataacaacaatgacaacactacAGATGAGGTGGACGCTGCTATTGCGGCTGTCTTAGATCTTTCCAATGCCGCCCAGCTTTGTAGTTTGTGTTACTTTGCTCtgctccactcttaaaaccTCAGGAAAACAGGTATGTTGGGATGGCTATGCATCAGTATGGACTTAAAATGACGTTAGATTGAGGCGGATATGTTGGTCTCTAGTGATTGGTTCTTGAAAATCGAATCCCCCTCCCCCATAAAAATCTGTGCGAGTGaacgcaatgtcagactgaagatagAAACAGAATCTAATGAGTTGACCGATTCGATCTGATATCAGCCAATGTTAGCATGGCTGTAGGCTAGAATGTGCTTTTGATAGAAATGTGTTCTTCTATAACTAAATCTACTTTCATCAATGGTAATACATTCTAGGGAAACGATGATGTATTACCTCAGAgtaatcatttaaaaatgatgaGAAAATTCTTCCAGAACGACTCTAGCTCTGAATTAAAATACGGAGCCTCCTTCTGCCAATGCACATGGCTCTGGCAAAACAATGTAGATTTGCCCAGAAGAAAAGTTGAACCTGGCTAAACTTTTGTTACAGTGTGACATTATTAGGCAAGTTGCAGTGTTGTCCAATCATGGACCCCCTTTACACCTATCATTAAAATGTGCTTTGGGTGGTCGGATAGCAGTCGGATAGGGCTTGGCCACATAAAAGTACAGGTGTAATTGCACCCAAAACGCACTGAAGATGAATCTGATCGGCCAAACAACCTCCAGAAGGAGGTCGGAGTTGCACTGTGACCACATTGATCACAAGtgtaaatgaaaaagcattttcaaTCCACATACGACAACCATGTGGGCATGAAAATGTAATCGTGTGTGACTGTTCCAAACCAGCACGGTAGCAGACATTAGCGTGTTGCCGAGCTAAGCTACCAGCAGGAAAACAGCAAAAAGTTATGGACATTCAAGACGCTTGTGAACGGAGTCAAGATAAGAGGAAGTGTCTGCCTTAATTTGGTCAAAAGAAAGAAGCAGAACTTGGAAGTTCATATCTCAATTGAGCCATTTATGAGGCAACATCTAAACCAATGGGAAAGAACAGCTACAACCGGTCCTGGCTGCACTGTCAAAGTCAAACACATGAAAGTGACATACGGAAAAGCCAAggacaacaacaagaaaagtgCCAAGGTCACGGTACCTTCTCAGTTTTGTAATTAACTGGATGATCATTCGCATTTGGCCCTGGTGAAGGGGATGTCAGAGGACTCTGAAGGTGCTAACGTTAACATGGACTCCACCTACAGTGCCAGTTGTGACGAGGACAACAGGAGTGGTAGTGATAAAGACACCGTGTTGTGTTCGGATCTCAATGTGGACATCTGGATATGAGACACATTTCAATACATGGTGTAAAGGGAGTCATGTGTGTCAAGTGGAGATTTCTGGTGGATTACTTCTGTAACATGTATGACATATTTCTACTTATGATCACCAGAGTAAAATCCTTTCTATAACTATCATAAACCTGGACTTCCTGGAATATATCTAAAGCAACACGCGTCCAACTCCTGTCTTTACTTTAACACACCTGTTTTCGGACTGAATGCTGTCTCACGCCGTGTGAACGTGTTAGTCTGCATGTGCGTCAGTGCTGTGATGGACTGGCAACACGTACCTGGTGAACCCTCCAAACCACTGCGACCCTGCACAGGATTAGCAGGATATgaagatggatagatggatagaatTACCCCTTACGTTGCAAGCTTACAGTACAGCCTGCTGACCTTAATATAAGTGGTTAAGCCCCTGATCATTAATGCAAGCGCACATTGAGTAGTTTAAGCAAGGATGTCTTTAAAGTAACTTATTCCTGTGCTGTTTGCCTTAAAGAATAACTCCATTTTATAGACTTATTTTGTCTCAAGTTTTGTAGTTTTGTCTTTGAGTTTCTTTCTTTGAGTACTAATAAAATTGTATTCGCCTAATCAGAGAGTCTGACAAATTGAAAACCAACAGTTTATCCAGATATTTAGTCCCTGACTGTCTCTCTGTGATACTGGTCTGTTCTGATTACTCTTTGATTCTTCCCCCTGCATTACAGCAAGCTCTTATGTTCGGTATAGTCAAAGCAAAAAGGGTTATTTTCTGAGAATGTAAATCCGCTTCCCCTCCTTGCTTTACAAAATTGCTAAATGATATGGTGTCTTGTCTACATCTTGAAGAAATCCGCTATGCTCTGTCTAACTCCCTCGTCAAGTTTTCTAAAATCTGGGGACCCTTTATTGAACATATTAAAAGGATAAGGACTCAAGCTGACTAATCCACATTGGACTGCTTCTTCGTAGTGGACTGTACACTGTGCTTcgagctgccaggacactatgtCTCCTTTGGAATTTCCCTGCCCACCCATGGTCTTTACGCCATAGATGCTATCGTTCAGCTTCAACCGTCCTGTGGACAACCTTCCCATAGTACGAACTAGCCTAGAATTGTACTCTTTCCTTTAGCTGGCAGTGTGTTGTCCTTTTTCTTATAATttcttatcattattattattactactattattatttttatttctttatttttcattgtctttttttgtgtgtcctgTATTTTTTACGTCCATGTTTGTGTATTGTTAAAatatctattaaaaaaaataaataatttttgcAAGTTGGATTTGATTGACCGAGAGTTACAGTAACGTTACCTTACTTTAGTTTTTCACCCTGAATACGACAAAGTAAATGGGTGCTTTTAATTATGCTAACTTGTGCTACCATGACCCAGAAATTATTCTCACTCCGACATCATAGAGGATCTTTCTATCCCTCAAATGCACCTCAAGgagcgaggagagaggaggcttctgTGGGAGCTCAGAGTGAGGAAACACAGGTGTATCCTTGGTGGACGTCTTTCTTCAAGCGGCATGATGTGCAAATGCCGCACCTCCACATGTGGCTCAATAACTTAGGTCGTTTCAGATTGACGCAGTGGAACCAAGGAGTTCTTCGGCTCCTCAGTCATCACACCTCTTTTATTCGTGTCCTCACTGGGAGGAGCTAAGGTACGAGGAAGAGACACAAGTGAGTGAAGCAAAGAGACACATTAGCCTAATGAAAAGCACCCCATGTGTCAGAGGAACTGTACGTGTGCTTGTGAACGCAGCCAAAACAGAGCCTTTGTTGGAGGTTCAGATCCAGTTAAACAGAAACACCATCtggcacaaaaacacagcagagattTAATACGGCAGATTGGTGGAGgaagacctgtgtgtgtgtgtgtgtgtgtgtgtgtgtgtgtgtaatctggATTTCAGCTCTGTTGTCATACAAAATCTGCAGtgaatgtaaacaaacagcGATCACAGAGCTCAGAGTGTGTCACTGAACGCAGCCTGTAAAATCTGTTCACTCAGAAATccttaattaatattttaatgtacatttaatgtgtttatgttAAAGGGATTTAAACTGCTGATGTATTAACcagtgacaggaaacagaaaaaagcagcaaattgtaACTAGAAAATCTGTGAGTGATAAACTGATATttagaataataataactgacttttttttttgttgatcaaATCATGAATTTATTGACTGAACACTTACTCCTTTAATATTTGACAGGATGAACTGTAATTAAAGACACAATTCAGTTTTACTGAAGGATAAAGACTCATCAGCTGGtttcttgtttgtgttgtgaCATTAAAATCATATCATTACAGTCACAATTAAAATATATGTGGAGGAATCAGGCTACCATTTATAAACTGGCTCTGtaaactgtgtttaacaacTCCCCAGACAGAAGCAGAACCAGGGCTGGATTAACAACCGGGCAAAACTCCAGGAGCCCAGAGAGCTCCAGGCTTACTGAGTCAACTGGTTTGAGTTGGTTTATAAAGTACGAGACCCAGTATCAAATGACTTAATGACCTTCAGATAGGTGCTGCTTTATAACCTGGTCATTAGGACCCGTCCTGAGGAGTTTAAAGTCCTTAATTCTTGACAGTaattacaaaatatatattaaaaatttGCTTGAAGTGTCTCCCCTgacagagtggtgcaggaatgagttcTAAAACCCAGAactgagttagcattttagcacttcccagttccctcatcttgaagtcagtgttttttgttttgttttgtttttttatgtttttttggtgcgatttctgaaataaaatctgtggttaacaaaaacTTAAGAAACTTTCATGTTTGttacacaacataaaacacatcagtaaatacTCAACTCTATGTATCTTAACCCTCTGGACGCCACGGACGCGCCGGTGCGTCCAAATCACATGACCAATTTAAGATGACGTAGCAGCAAGACGCAGCCTCGCTGAGTCTCCATTTCAGCTTGTGTCGGAAGTGCGAAATTAAATTGTGTTGATAGGCCCAGTAAAACCAGACTTATGATCAATAATTTACGCCATGCTTTTTCCTGAATACTGTCGTCACATTTGGTGAGCGTAAAATGGGCTATTCTAACAAAAGTGCTGGCAAGCAAACACCCCCTCCTACTGatggtgttttttgtgtgattttaggtccaatgtgttaatacagtatgtcaaaatgaaaaaataacccCAAAGTCACACAGGTGAGATTGTGCTGAAAAAATAAGACACCAAACAAGGCAAGGTAAACAGTTTACAAGGTGAAATTTAAGGCACAATCAAAAGTAGTCAAAAACGGTTGACTGTACCCTTGACCACAAAGggttaaaaaaggcagttgctaacaagaggctaaatgagactacagaacacaGTTTTTCTGTGGTGGCAACattgaagtcatgtgactttggtgtagtttgtttgtagCCTAACATTCGcttttttacttctggcgattcaAAACAAAGGAATACTTCGCACATCTATTTCCAAACAGGTGCGTAGAAGAGGGACGAGGAGAATAAAACTCGTAGAAAagactcccgcacactgtctaacttgcaacattttgtttgcctgatgaaggtctagtcacTGAAACATTGCAGcattaaagtcattatttttgcaagttagaaAGCTGAGGGAGTCGTTTCTAcaagttggggttttttttttacttctggtgattgcatttatgcCTCAAAGGTCATTAAAGTGGTGCTCATCTGGGAAGCGTATTTTGCTGATCAAAACGTGTAAGTATCAGGAACTTTTGTTTGGCAAAAATCCAAAAGGAAAGGAACCAGGGAGATGTTAACTTCTACATCagcctacaaaaaaaaacaaaagtcatccctgcagcactttatATGTTGATGACAAATTCAAAGACAACAAAATTACAATACCACGACAGGAAACGATGCACCACCTTTCTAAAATAATCCTTACAAACGTAatcataaattaatttaaactaTCATTATTACTGCTGCTTCTAATATTACCCTGTACTGCAGCTCAATGTGTGGTTTGTATAAGTGGTGCTGTGGGTACAATCAGTGTCAAACGCTGTACTGTCTCTACTGCATAACTTTAATATgtattaaaaagtgaaaaactaGAACGTAATATGAGTTTGACGTGGGCTGTATCACTGTCAGCTGTTATACTGGTGTTTTTGTCAAGTGTTAGTCATAAAAGgtcataaaaagtcacagtgaatgtaataaaaagccaaaaaagttcaaagtaatttaaaaaaggcaTGCTGTTTTTGCTTCAAAATGTTCTGAAATGGTCTGTTCAGCTTTGAAGTTTCTAAAAATATCTCCTGGGCAGATTTACCTTCAAAACCCCTGCTGGAGGGCTGTGTCACATAAAgtgttatttcagtttttaattcAGTCTCAGTTCAGTTTTGTGCTTTCATGTTGCATATTCCTACATCTATCTTCAACTGCAAGACACACACCAAACCTGGAGCCACAACAGTGCACAGTGCAAAGTGTGAGGAAAGAGGCCCAGCAGATCGTTTTCATTCACATGTTGATAAATGGACCCTTGTTTGTTAGCAGCCTATAAAATAACATATGACAACCAGCGCCATGAAATCATGCACGCCGCAAATTAGGCCTCACAACACCACGTgcagccgacacacacacagcgcgcGCTGAAAGTGATGTCACGACACAGGCAGTTTgttgctcctcttcctctctctcaaacacgAATCCAGACTTTTACTCCACTGTAAAGACTTCTTCACCGTCACGTGCCCTCCTCTCCAAACACCTGCGTTCACCTGCTGCCCGCGCGCTCCACGGTGGTCACTGGGCGGTGCCGAGGTGAAATAGCCTATAATaatgaatatactgtatattctgACAGGGAAAAAACTGAGTTGGGAAAAACGCGCGTGCGGCTGATGAGGCCCCGTGGGCTCTGTCTGCTGTGGCTTTTTATTTAAGGGTTCCAAGTTTAAAACTTTACCTCTGCGCTTCCTGCTGACAGCACTCCGAGCCTGATCTGGTTTTttatatgtcaaaataaaattacataaagTTGCTAAATCCTGTTTTGAAAAATCAGCAGGCCTACAGACTGATTTGAAATATGAAACTGAAGCAAGCCTGTGAACACTGATTGTGCAGGCTACAATCTTTGATCACACGTATAAACGCATGCACAATGCATGGACTTACAATTGTGGaggtgcacatacacacaaacacacacagacctcaTACTTAAATAACAGTcattgttaaatgtttttttattgtggtCTTCTCTTTGACTCAGCCTTTACGTGTATTTTCCTGTACATGTTGTGTTGTATTATTGTATTGAATTATTCCACGCTCAGTGATCTTACACTTACTGTTTTAATCCTAAAAGCCTAACCAGAGACAGATTTAGATGCAAATTAGCCATGGTTAGAAACCTGTATGCatctactttgtattttacatatgaAGCAATGTCTGATGCATTTGTCTTtgtcaaataaacaagtaaataaataaataatttctctTCAATCCTCCATCTCTTCTGTGCGATTCTTGCAGTATACTCACTGAcagattaacacacacacacacacacactgtatattaaaaaaaaaaaaaaaaaaaaaaaacaagcgacataaaatgagagaaaaatatTTAGGTTGAAAATAACACCAAAGTCAATATGTTCAGTTCTGCAGTGTCAGTTTTCCACAGAGGAAGATTTCTGGGAGATGTGTCTGAAATTATGCACAAGACACACTGCAAATATCTGGTCAAATATAGGGATATTTGGGGGTTTTCAAAATGCTGAAGTGTCCAGATTCCTCCATCCTCACCTGCCTAAAAAATGTTGGAGTAGACACTAAAATAAgactttttttcaaattctcttcatttaaatgtttagtTACACTCTGTGTTAATTACATTTCCCTACATGATAGCCTGAAATCTGTTTCAGCGAATTCCCCACACAGCCAGGAAAATACTTATGGCGCACTATTAGTGCTtcccttcattttattttcatttaacttaTTGTGTtgcataaaaacagaaactcactgatgtaatgtgtgtgactgtaaacATAAACTCTGACAGAGGTCATTACAATAACAAAATCCCCAGAAACAACATCAGGGACATGTCTTTGGATATCCTCAGTGGCAGCTAAAAATTACCATTGAGACTTTTGGGGTTTGACTCAGGGTAAACATCATTTAGCTTCAACGAAGAGCTGGAACAATATGATACATGATGATAATTCATGCACTTAAAAGCTTCTAAAATCTGCATTTATGGAACATTTAGAAGACTTATCTATTATTATCAGCAGAACTTAGACCagtaagaaaataaacaggATGATGTGTGCTGCAGTATTGACTACCACCGACAGGAGGCACTCTGGTTACAGCGTCAGATCTGCCGCCtctaggctgtgtgtgtgtgtgtgtgtgtgtgtgtgtgtgtgtgtttccacaatGATTTTTATTAGTAGACAATAGCGGCGCGCTCAGTGCTTCaccccgcctcctcctcctcctgctcctcctctcccccccaaaaaacacacacatgaacgcacaCCGACCGTGCACACGCTGTGTTTGCCGACATGAATTCAAACTATTACTGTCGTTGAGAAAACAAAGCCGAGGAGGCTGACTGCCCTCACTGcctgtgcgcttttacgcacacGCACAGGCGCGCACACACCCAGACAGacgtgcgcttttacgcacagGCTCAGAATGGGATTTTACGCACACATGCACCGAGAGGAGGGTGCATGACGCACGGCGCAATTACACGAACGAATTTTGGGGGAGAGGTGCACGCGCGTAAATACCGAAAGAGGGAGATTAAAGAGAGCAGATAAAAATGACAGGTTTGTGTTGTTGGAGACATTAAAGGTCGTCAGAGTCGCGGCTTGGAGACGGACGGACGGAGAGGAAGAAGCAGAAAAGaggatttgttgacaaaatcACCAAGTTGGAGAAGCTCCTCCTCTCCGTGATGTAGCCGCGAGTCGGAACCTCCTTAATTACTAATTTCTCTACATCCAAGccacgctctctctctctcctccctccctctctcggTCTGTTTCTATTCTCTCTCTCCACTCCTCCATCCATGCATCTCTCATCCTGaccctcctttctctctcctctctgtctctctttcgtTTCCAGCCCGGATAACGGAGGTGGACGAGCTTGgagttgttgttattttttttcttattatttattccTCGTTTTTGGGAGACCCGCCACCGGGCATGGAGGATGTAAAAGACCCGCCGACCGTCCACCGGTCCTCCTCCTTCAGTATCAAGAGCCTCCTGCTGCCCTCCAAGTGCGACAGACCAGACTCCGGTGCGGCGGCTGCTGCCGCCGCCGCAGTCGTCGGCATCCCCGGgaccttctctccttccccgGGCTCCGACTCTGAGAAGTCGCTGGACCCACCGGAGGTTGACTCCACGGCTGCGGCTTTGGACCCGGAGAAGCCGGGTAAGGAGGAGcagggggaagaggaggaggagggcggagGGGGAGGCGGAGGAGGGGACGGCGCCAAGGCCACGCCGGAGCAGAATACTAACGGTAGTAACAGCGGGAAAAACGGGAAATATGACAAGCCTCCGTTCAGCTACAACGCCCTGATCATGATGGCCATCCGGCAGAGCCCCGAGAAGCGGCTCACGCTGAACGGCATCTATGAGTTCATCATGAAAAACTTCCCGTATTACCGGGAGCACAAGCAGGGCTGGCAGAACTCTATCCGGCACAACCTGAGCCTCAATAAGTGCTTCGTTAAGGTGCCTAGGCACTACGACGACCCGGGGAAGGGGAACTACTGGATGCTGGACCCGAGCAGCGATGATGTTTTCATCGGAGGGACTACCGGGAAGCTCCGCAGGCGCTCCGCCACCTCCCGGGGCAAGCTGGCGATGAAGCGCGGGCTGCGCTTCGCTCCTCTCGGCTTGGGGATTAACGAGCGGGCGAACAACCCGCTCTACTGGCAGATTTCTCCGTTTCTCTCCCtgcaccatcaccaccaccaccacccgcACTACAACGGATCCTCACCCGGGTTTTTGAACCAGGCGGCCGGCTACGGGTCGCTGCTGCCCGCAGTGGAGCAGCTGAGCAACGGGGACCTGGGGCGCTCCATCCTCGGCGGGTCGGCCGCCGGGGCGCTGGGTTTGACGAACAGTTACGGGATGAGCACGTCGCCAGTCGGGCTGCTCTCCGGACAGACTGCCGGGTATTTTGTCTCAGGGACCCAACACGCAGCGGCACCGGGGCCGCCGGGAGGAGGACCGCCTCctccgccgccgccgccgcatCTCCAGCAGAGCGCACAGGGGTTCGGCGGCCTGGcgaccagcagctccccgcAGTCCCTGCTGTCGGACTCCCTCAGAAACAGCTCCCTACCGGCCTTCTCCCCGAGCGTGTCCGCGGGGTTCCCCGGGGTGCTGTCCCATCAAAAGAGGGTGACCCCAAACGCCTTCCTAAACTGAACTCCCCCCTTGCCCTCACCCTTCTCCCCCATCACCTCTCCGTGGATGGCACCGGGACGAGGACGCACAAAAGACGTCATGTTAAGGGCAAATAATAAGTGGTAAATATCAAACATTGATcgcaaaaaatatatatgaagtGACACTTTTTGGCCATATTCTGCCCCGAAGAGCAACGGGtttattttggtgatttttttttgtcgcATTTGATTGAAAAAGGGACAAACTTTTGTTACCCGCGGGTTGTACAACTGTAAACTAGACTTGCCAAAGGTAACGCTTTAAGTATATTTCAAGCTATTTATATCTTGTACAAAGATTTTCAGTACTTTCTTTGagtcttttatttatgttttgtatttattgtacaATGTATTTAAATTCTATTTGTCAATGTAAACTTATCAGTATTGAGGAaaagggggaggggagggggggtgaaATAAGACATACAGGGTTAATAATTATTTATGAATTTTGAGACAATCAAGGAGAAAATGAGACAATcaagactttttcttttctcttttactgGGAGGAAAAACTTTTgaataataatgaatataacGCCTTAAAATCAGCAGAAACAATCAGGGGTtttgagaggaaaaataagCCTACAAATCATATCTCTACTCAGGTGTGACCCCGGACaggcctaataataataataataataatatgaataataatatgaataataataaaactgcTCTCCTGTGAAGAGTTTCCTTCCAAAATAATGATATCCAGGAATAAAGCAAACGTTTTCCCAACATGGTAGACCTGTAGTGAAGCTAAAAATATCCTGACTGCTGCCTTTGAGTGACATAAATGTAGTTTTGGACTTGcccctttaaataaataaacaaataaacaaacacataaatggATATAAATGTTTTTGGAATAGAACTCTTCATGTGTAAAATTATGCAAAGCAACGCAGCTGTAAC
This genomic interval carries:
- the foxg1b gene encoding forkhead box protein G1b, whose translation is MEDVKDPPTVHRSSSFSIKSLLLPSKCDRPDSGAAAAAAAAVVGIPGTFSPSPGSDSEKSLDPPEVDSTAAALDPEKPGKEEQGEEEEEGGGGGGGGDGAKATPEQNTNGSNSGKNGKYDKPPFSYNALIMMAIRQSPEKRLTLNGIYEFIMKNFPYYREHKQGWQNSIRHNLSLNKCFVKVPRHYDDPGKGNYWMLDPSSDDVFIGGTTGKLRRRSATSRGKLAMKRGLRFAPLGLGINERANNPLYWQISPFLSLHHHHHHHPHYNGSSPGFLNQAAGYGSLLPAVEQLSNGDLGRSILGGSAAGALGLTNSYGMSTSPVGLLSGQTAGYFVSGTQHAAAPGPPGGGPPPPPPPPHLQQSAQGFGGLATSSSPQSLLSDSLRNSSLPAFSPSVSAGFPGVLSHQKRVTPNAFLN